The following coding sequences lie in one Oryza brachyantha chromosome 10, ObraRS2, whole genome shotgun sequence genomic window:
- the LOC102718209 gene encoding pentatricopeptide repeat-containing protein At3g60050-like, whose protein sequence is MNPVARPPALRTLSALLCPRRRLCGVHAGSGGEGNGSGRSDGGGVRVGGEGEEEGEVGLDADRVPEEVLLRLPTPGRAETDDDDGENLSPGVGSGSRRRLSEELRLEADRIVKILLQDGPGFNTRQALDEMRPRVSNALVRKVLLKIVFSIDSVSHARYPSLAYKFFLWAEQQEGYRHGTSMYNLILKIFAECGELKAMWRLLEDMTEKGLPVSSRTFHLLVCTSGQAGLRRRLVERFIKSSNFNYRPFRNSFNAILHTLLTIGQYSLIEWVHQKMIDEGHSPDVLTYNVVMRAKYMLGKLDQFHKLLDEMGKNGLAPDLYTYNLLLHVLGKGDKPLAALNLLNYMSDAGCVPNVLHFTNLIDGLSRAGNLEACKYFFDEMVKKACQPDVVCYTVMITGYVAAGDFDEAQKFFDDMLLRGQLPNVYTYNSMICGLCVVGKFDKACSLLKDMDLRGCTPNFKVYSTLVSRLRNAGKDSEANNIIQYMTNKGHYLHLLSRFRGYRRC, encoded by the coding sequence ATGAACCCGGTCGCTCGCCCACCCGCGTTGCGGACGCTCTCCGCCCTCCTCTGCCCGCGCAGGCGGCTATGCGGAGTCCACGCGGGGAGCGGGGGCGAGGGGAATGGCTCTGGGAGGAGCGATGGTGGCGGCGTCCGcgtgggaggggagggggaggaggagggggaggtaGGCTTGGATGCTGACCGCGTCCCGGAGGAGGTGCTGCTCCGGCTGCCGACGCCCGGCCGGGCTGAGACCGACGACGATGATGGCGAAAATTTGTCCCCTGGCGTGGGGTCCGGTTCCAGGAGGAGGCTCTCCGAGGAGTTGAGGCTGGAGGCTGATAGGATTGTTAAGATCCTTCTCCAGGACGGCCCGGGGTTCAACACCCGCCAGGCGCTCGACGAAATGCGGCCGAGGGTGTCCAACGCGCTTGTCAGGAAAGTTCTGCTCAAGATTGTTTTCTCGATTGACAGTGTGAGCCATGCAAGGTACCCGAGTCTGGCTTACAAGTTTTTCTTGTGGGCGGAGCAGCAGGAGGGATACCGGCACGGCACGAGCATGTACAACCTCATCTTGAAGATCTTTGCTGAGTGTGGCGAGCTCAAGGCGATGTGGCGGCTGCTTGAGGATATGACGGAGAAAGGGCTGCCTGTGTCTTCCCGGACGTTCCACCTCTTGGTATGCACGTCTGGGCAGGCTGGGTTGAGGCGGAGGCTGGTGGAGAGGTTCATCAAGTCAAGTAACTTCAATTATCGCCCGTTTAGGAACTCATTCAATGCGATATTGCACACTCTCCTGACAATAGGACAGTACTCGTTGATTGAGTGGGTTCACCAGAAAATGATCGATGAGGGCCACTCACCTGATGTATTGACATACAACGTGGTTATGCGTGCCAAGTATATGCTCGGGAAGTTGGATCAATTCCATAAGTTGCTTGATGAGATGGGGAAAAATGGGCTTGCACCTGACCTGTACACGTACAATCTTTTGCTTCATGTGCTTGGTAAAGGAGACAAACCACTTGCTGCTCTCAATTTACTGAACTATATGAGTGATGCTGGCTGTGTACCGAATGTGCTCCATTTCACAAACTTGATAGATGGTCTCAGCCGTGCTGGCAACCTAGAAGCTTGCAAGTATTTCTTCGATGAGATGGTCAAGAAAGCGTGTCAGCCAGATGTGGTTTGCTACACTGTTATGATCACGGGTTATGTGGCAGCTGGGGATTTCGATGAAGCCCAGAAGTTCTTCGATGATATGCTGCTGAGAGGGCAACTTCCGAATGTGTACACTTACAATTCCATGATATGTGGGCTTTGCGTAGTAGGAAAATTTGATAAAGCCTGCTCTCTGCTGAAGGACATGGACTTGCGTGGATGCACTCCAAACTTTAAAGTGTATAGTACTCTAGTGAGTAGGTTGCGAAATGCTGGGAAGGATTCTGAGGCTAACAATATCATTCAGTATATGACAAATAAGGGTCATTATCTTCATTTATTGTCAAGGTTCAGGGGATATAGAAGATGCTGA
- the LOC102718489 gene encoding heavy metal-associated isoprenylated plant protein 39-like isoform X2, producing MAQKVVLRVPTMTDDKIKQKAIEAVADIYGIDSIAADLKDNKMTIIGEMDTVAIAKKLKKIGKIDIVSVGPAKEEKKEEKKEEKKEEKKEEKKEEKKEEKKEEKK from the exons ATGGCTCAG AAGGTGGTGTTGAGGGTTCCAACCATGACCGATGATAAGATAAAGCAGAAAGCCATTGAAGCTGTTGCGGATATCTATG GTATCGATTCCATAGCTGCAGATTTAAAGGACAATAAGATGACCATCATTGGTGAAATGGATACAGTGGCCATTGCAAAGAAGTTAAAGAAGATCGGGAAGATTGACATTGTGTCGGTTGGACCTgcaaaagaagagaagaaggaagaaaagaaagaggagaagaaagaagagaagaaggaagagaagaaagaggagaagaaagaggaaaagaaagaagagaagaaatga
- the LOC102718489 gene encoding heavy metal-associated isoprenylated plant protein 39-like isoform X1 yields the protein MAQQKVVLRVPTMTDDKIKQKAIEAVADIYGIDSIAADLKDNKMTIIGEMDTVAIAKKLKKIGKIDIVSVGPAKEEKKEEKKEEKKEEKKEEKKEEKKEEKKEEKK from the exons ATGGCTCAG CAGAAGGTGGTGTTGAGGGTTCCAACCATGACCGATGATAAGATAAAGCAGAAAGCCATTGAAGCTGTTGCGGATATCTATG GTATCGATTCCATAGCTGCAGATTTAAAGGACAATAAGATGACCATCATTGGTGAAATGGATACAGTGGCCATTGCAAAGAAGTTAAAGAAGATCGGGAAGATTGACATTGTGTCGGTTGGACCTgcaaaagaagagaagaaggaagaaaagaaagaggagaagaaagaagagaagaaggaagagaagaaagaggagaagaaagaggaaaagaaagaagagaagaaatga
- the LOC102710911 gene encoding valine--tRNA ligase, mitochondrial 1-like produces the protein MEKPLDEKELERKLKKDQKAREKEEKRLKAKQKEAIRLQAQAASDEPKKSEKRQKKKGAADENPEDFIDPDTPAGQKKLLASQMAKQYNPAAVEKSWYSWWESSQYFVADAASSKPPFVIIMPPPNVTGVLHIGHAITVAIEDAMIRWRRMSGYNALWVPGMDHAGIATQVVVEKKLMRDRNLSRHDLGRDKFLSEVLQWKDQHGGTILKQLRTLGASLDWSRECFTMDEKRSKAVTEAFVRLHKEGLIYRDNRIVNWDCSLRTAISDIEVEYSELTEKTLLEVPGCSTPVQFGVLINFAYPLEEGLGEIIVATTRIETMLGDTAIAVHPQDERYKHLHGKYAFHPFNGRKLKIICDAKLVDPSFGTGVVKITPAHDPDDFDTGKRHNLEFITIFTDDGIINENGGPQFEGMPRFTARAAIIDALKAKGLYRGTTNNTMRMGRCSRTKDIVEPMMKPQWFVNCNTMAKVALDAVKSKRIEIIPPQYEQDWYRWLENIRDWCISRQLWWGHRVPAWYVTLEDDEEKDMGSHIDHWIIARNESDAILEAKQRYPGKTYRLDQDPDVLDTWFSSGLFPLSVFGWPDSTADLTSFYPTSVLETGLDILFFWVARMVMMGMLLGGDVPFQKVYLHPIIRDAHGRKMAKALGNVIDPIDVINGITLEDLGEKLKYGNLDPSELEKAKEGQKKDFPNGIPECGTDALRFALISYTSQSDKINLDIKRVHGYRQWCNKLWNAIRFAMNKLGDHYTPPATVSVCSVPPICKWILSVLNKAVGKTVSSLEAYKFSEATSSIYSWWQYQLCDVFIEAIKPYFNESQELESARGACRDTLWLCLDTGLRLLHPFMPYITEELWQRLPQPNEACRKDSIMISEYPSVVKEWTNDQIENEMEIALDAVNKLRSLRPHTDTHERRPAFVLCRGVEIAAIIQCYQLQITTLASISSLKVLTEDDPTPPNCATNIVNKDLSVYLQLRGALNTEAEREKLRKKREEVQKQHDTLSKKMNASGYRAKAPPSKQDEDMKKIAALLEELEIISEAESELNANN, from the exons ATGGAGAAG CCACTCGATGAGAAGGAGTTGGAGCGTAAACTGAAGAAAGATCAGAAG GCAAGagagaaggaggagaagaggcTCAAGGCGAAGCAAAAGGAGGCGATTAGGCTCCAG GCCCAAGCAGCATCTGATGAACCTAAGAAGAGTGAGAAGAGACAGAAGAAGAAAGGTGCTGCAGATGAGAATCCTGAGGATTTCATCGACCCAGACACTCCTGCTGGGCAGAAAAAGCTGCTTGCTTCTCAAATGGCCAAACAATATAACCCGGCAGCTGTTGAAAAATC ATGGTATTCTTGGTGGGAATCATCTCAGTATTTTGTAGCAGATGCGGCGAGTTCTAAGCCACCATTTGTAATA ATCATGCCACCCCCTAATGTAACTGGGGTACTTCATATAGGCCATGCGATTACAGTAGCAATTGAG GATGCTATGATTCGCTGGCGGAGGATGTCGGGCTATAATGCTTTATGGGTTCCTGGAATGGACCATGCTGGCATAGCTACACAG GTGGTGGTAGAAAAAAAGCTCATGCGTGACAGAAACCTGTCAAGACATGATCTGGGGCGTGATAAATTTCTATCAgag GTCCTCCAATGGAAAGATCAGCACGGCGGTACCATATTAAAACAATTACGTACACTTGGAGCCTCACTTGATTGGTCACGCGAG TGTTTTACAATGGATGAGAAGAGATCAAAAGCTGTAACAGAAGCTTTTGTCAGACTGCACAAAGAAGGCTTAATTTATAG GGATAATCGTATTGTCAACTGGGATTGCTCACTTCGTACCGCAATTTCAGATATTGAG GTTGAGTATTCTGAACTTACAGAAAAGACTTTGTTAGAGGTCCCTGGTTGTAGCACTCCTGTTCAGTTCGGTGTTCTAATAAATTTTGCCTATCCTCTAGAGGAAGGGTTGGGTGAAATTATCGTTGCAACAACAAGAATAGAAACAATGCTTGGTGATACTGCAATAGCTGTTCATCCTCAAGACGAAAGATATAAGCATTTGCATGGAAAATATGCTTTCCATCCCTTTAATGGCCGGAAactcaaaataatttgtgacgCCAAGTTAGTGGATCCTAGTTTTGGTACAGGAGTTGTTAAG ATCACGCCAGCTCATGATCCAGATGACTTCGACACTGGCAAACGACATAATCTTGAGTTCATCACTATTTTCACAGATGATGGGATCATAAATGAAAATGGAGGTCCACAATTTGAAGGAATGCCACGTTTCACTGCTCGGGCTGCTATTATTGATGCACTAAAGGCAAAG GGTCTATACAGAGGCACAACAAATAATACGATGCGCATGGGGCGTTGTTCAAGAACTAAAGATATCGTGGAGCCAATGATGAAGCCCCAATGGTTTGTCAATTGTAATACTATGGCAAAGGTAGCTCTTGATGCTGTAAAATCTAAAAGGATTGAGATCATTCCACCACAATACGAGCAAGACTGGTATAG ATGGCTTGAAAACATACGTGATTGGTGTATTTCAAGACAACTTTGGTGGGGACACCGTGTACCTGCTTGGTATGTGACGTTAGAAGACGATGAAGAGAAAGACATGGGTTCTCACATTGATCACTGGATAATTGCAAGAAATGAAAGTGATGCGATCCTGGAGGCAAAGCAGAGGTATCCAGGGAAAACTTACCGGTTAGACCAAGATCCTGATGTGTTGGATACATGGTTTTCATCTGGCCTTTTTCCATTGTCTGTGTTTGGTTGGCCAGACAGCACAGCTGATCTTACTTCTTTCTACCCTACTTCTGTACTTGAAACTGGATTGGACATCCTCttcttttgggtagcacgGATGGTGATGATGGGAATGCTACTTGGTGGTGATGTGCCATTTCAGAAG GTTTACTTGCATCCAATTATTCGTGATGCACATGGACGCAAAATGGCGAAAGCCTTAGGAAATGTGATTGATCCCATTGATGTAATAAATGGCATAACACTTGAAGATCTTGGGGAAAAGTTGAAATATGGCAATCTTGATCCAAGTGAGTTAGAAAAGGCAAAAGAAGGTCAGAAGAAAGATTTCCCTAATGGTATTCCAGAGTGTGGCACCGATGCCCTTCGTTTTGCCCTGATTTCATACACTTCTCAG TCTGACAAGATAAATCTGGATATCAAGAGAGTGCATGGGTACAGACAGTGGTGCAATAAACTGTGGAACGCCATCCGTTTTGCCATGAACAAGCTTGGAGATCATTACACCCCACCAGCAACTGTTTCTGTCTGCTCTGTGCCACCTATCTGCAAATGGATACTCTCAGTACTTAATAAAGCTGTTGGCAAGACTGTGTCATCACTAGAAGCATACAAATTCTCTGAGGCCACATCGTCTATTTACTCTTGGTGGCAGTACCAACTTTGCGATGTATTTATAGAAGCCATAAAACCTTACTTCAATGAATCTCAAGAGTTAGAATCTGCAAGAGGTGCTTGTCGAGACACATTGTGGTTATGTCTGGATACTGGTTTGCGACTGCTCCACCCGTTCATGCCTTACATAACAGAGGAGCTTTGGCAGCGCCTTCCTCAGCCTAACGAGGCGTGTAGGAAAGACTCCATAATGATATCTGAGTATCCCTCAGTTGTAAAG GAAtggacgaatgatcaaattgaAAATGAAATGGAGATTGCGTTGGATGCTGTCAACAAACTAAGATCTCTTCGGCCACACACAGATACACATGAAAG GCGCCCTGCTTTTGTGCTCTGCCGTGGTGTCGAGATTGCTGCCATTATTCAGTGCTACCAGTTGCAGATTACAACTCTTGCTTCCATTTCATCTCTTAAG GTACTGACAGAGGATGATCCAACTCCACCCAACTGTGCCACAAATATTGTAAACAAAGATCTATCAGTATACCTCCAGCTTCGAGGAGCTCTGAACACTGAAGCTGAGCGTGAGAAGCTAAGGAAAAAGCGAGAAGAAGTTCAAAA GCAACACGACACCTTGTCGAAGAAAATGAATGCCTCTGGCTATCGCGCGAAGGCTCCTCCGAGCAAGCAAGATGAGGACATGAAAAAGATTGCTGCATTATTGGAGGAGCTTGAGATCATCAGCGAAGCTGAAAGTGAACTGAATGCAAACAACTGA